The DNA region TTGCTAACGAGCCCTCGCTTCAAGCCTCATAAATGTTATTCCAAACCATTTACCTGACTGAGTTTATCCAGGAGCTGTAACAGTTTTTACAGCATAACTGCCTCTCAGAGAGCCTTCGTAGCTCACAGGCCGTGCCAGACAGTTGTGTTTTTGTGCCATGCACAGAACTCCCTGTTCCACCACTGCAAGCcaactacattttttaaagggaaAGCAAAATTCCCGACTTTTCCGGAACACAGAGAAACATTTAAACTTTCCCGAAAGACTCTTAAATTCGCACCCGTAAATCACCTGGCCCTCTGCGATCTCACCCTTTCCAACAAGGGAAAAAGGAGATTTGGTTTATTACAGCCGCGTGACGTATTGTGAGCACGTTCATTTAATCATGAGGATGTTCGTTGTCCATGCTGTGGGAAGACCGAACTCCTCACTCCCAGCCTTTGCACATTGATCTTTGGTGCACAAAGCCTCCTAGACTCTGCTCCTCCAGGGAGGGGACTTtgctgccctctagtggtgGGCTCTAATCACGAGGCGAATCTGGGTCCTGCGCGGCTCTGCAGCCAGCAGTTCGCCAGTTGTGTGTTTACCCACCTTGGCGCCTGGGGGGGAAGATAGACTCTGGCCCCACGCTGCTGCTGCCTTCCGTACCCGGCTGCCTGGTTTGTGAATGGGGAGCCTGAGCCGCAGTGTAAACAGACCTTATCTTCCCCCCACCTCTTTTTATGAATGGGAGCTGTAACCGTGCCAGCTCAGAACACACTGGGGTCTTTTGTTCAACGaaagggaaataaaaacagaaatacgTGGAGAATTATTCCTGCGGAGGGAAAAATAACCCCCAAacaaaccccccccccaatgGGCACAGATTGATTGGTGTGTGAATGCGTCTTCGCCGTTCTGTCGCGTGCACTCCATTTCTGCTCTGTCAGCATGTCCTGATAGAGCACGTCTCTTACATGGATGTTCTAGGTCAGAAGTACAAGACGTGCTAAATGCTCAATAACGTTTTATGCTGCTCTGCCATATACACTCCCATACAAGAAAGGTACACTTTGCAGTGCGTACAAAGATCGAATAGTCCccgacaataataataacaggaaTAAAAGCACACAATGAGAGCGGACAGCAGAATTCCAGTTAGAATTGAGGTTTGGAGTACAGCAGGAAAGCACCAGTTCAATTAAGGCCCTGTTAAGAAGCTTCTGAGTCTCGATTTGAAAGAGATCAGGGAgggtgactctgatatccttaggtATACCAATAATATGTACTGATAATCTGATTATGTAGTATTTTACGTAGTGATTTCTGTCTCTTGGAACCTTTAGGGTTTTCGAATCATTCTGTCATCCTCTGAAATTCCATTTTGCTCCTTTAGTCATCCGTCTGCACCAGCTGGGAAGAGAGGCTCCAGAGAGGAGCACAGTAAGAAATGTGGGGAGTCCCACAGTTCTGCCTTAGAACCCAACTGATACAGAgcacattttcatatttattaatCCTTAAACATTACAAaccaaaatgtgtttcttaacCCTGGACGCCtacataccttacatggggGATGCACAGAGTGAAAAGAAGACTTGTACCCCACTGCTCTCATCGCTAAACACCTTCCCTAGAGTTACACTGTGTCCTGTCATTCCAGTTCAGAAACTGAACATGTCTGAAGCATGCTCACAAACTCTGTTTTGCAGCGTGAGGACTTGAAATTGCTCACCTGGGATTCAGTCAAGGCAATCTGTATTACATAGGAAATTTATTTAGGCAACTTTGCATTTgcaccaaaatgttttttgaatttTCCACGTTTACAGCAATCGGTGAAACAATGTGTGAAAAAATCCCTCATTTTTTATATCTCACTTTGTGAGAGAAACAAGAATGAAATGACAAGAACCCCCACTGTCTTCTGTTTTACAGCATGTACTGACCTCTACAGAACATAGGCGCCCTTTTGCTGTCATAATCAAGGGTAAATCATGACAGAGCAAGGGCGCCCTCTGCTGGCACCACAGCTGTATCCAGGAAACTATCCTACCCACAAGCAAAACAAGCCAAATAAACGCTATGAAaacacattcatttattttgttcatgTACAGGAGGATTAATCTTATCTGAGAATGTTGTATGTCTGTTAACGcttaaaaaaaggaacattttcttaaaattcaAATATCAGACTTACATTTCCTTAGCATTATTTGGACAAACAAAAGAACCCAACACTATAACGTAAGCTAGTCATTATGGAGGAATACAGAGctgtttatattttcaaatacatgTGTACtttacagaatattttaaagGTCCATGACAATCAATAATACCTGATAATGTTTCTTACCCTTATTAGAAAAACACTGTAACAGTTACTGAATATTTTAGTCACAAAACCAGACCTAAATCTAAATCTTCTCAGTCATGAAAGTCTTTATAAAACGTTGAAATCCAATGCTACCAGAATATTACCTAGTGACTAGCAAAATCTGTACAGTGGAGGAAATGTTGCTTGTTAAATTTGTAATGTTTAATCAAAACTAAGGTCTTTGTAATAAATGATGGCTATGATGTCTTCCCACATTCACAGATTTATTTCTATATAATGACATCACAAGTGAAGAACAAAACTGACCAGCGCTTTCTGCCAGGTCAACAGGTTGAAGTCCCCATGCTCTTACATTCACCTTGCTACGCATTCActaaggaagggtttcagattTGGTAGCGGTGAGGATACAGCCTGCTGGACAAGCTTTTCACCGCCAACCCCACTGAAAGTCCACAGCTGGGGTAGTGCTCACCGGGTGGCTGCTGTACGAGGCATGCGCAGTTCCAGATCTAACGCGTCGCATTTAGGCTTTGCAAAAAGCTCAGTAAGTCTCATCCAACCATACAACCCGCTACTACTTGTCTGCGGTCCATCTCATGCGAGATGATAAGATGAGTTGGCAAAGGCTCAGGGGACTGCTTGCCCCACTGCTCAGTCTGGAAGGGTGGCCTGATCTGTGCAGCGTTTGAGTGGTGTAAAAATTCTGCTTCTTGATGAGGGAAGAAACCTTATCCCGATCTGTGCCTCTCAACCTCTGAACTTAGGGAGACAGGTTAATTCATTCCAAAGTAAACTAAAATCACTTTGATTTCACACAGTTTTGGAACTTTAATAGTATTCACTTGCTTGCTGTAGCAAAAGAAGACTGGATACTTATGCAAATGAGAATCTTCTAATTTTCTTCAAACGTCACATTTATGTACACACTAAGTACACTTTATATCTTTATCTTCTTTAGATTATTAATATAAAGTCCTATTTGACAGTGCcttgaataaaattaaatatagaaaACTTTACAAGGGGGGCAAATATTCTTTCAAGATGTGCTGATATATATGAAGAGCACATTCAAACATAATGTTTATCAAATAAAAACTAGAACATCCCCTGGTAACTAGAAACTTTTCATAGTATTGAAAGTATAAGGCTCTTGGCGCATACTAAAAAAACTCAACACAGAAACTATAGCAAAAGACATAAAAGAAacccaaatctgtctttaattgTTATTGAGCATATTCCCAAACCAACGGTAAAGGTAGATCATTGATTATCTGGCATCTTAGGGAGAAGGGCCTGTTTTCAAAAACACCGGATAACTGCATTTAGATTTTCATAGTACCTGGTTTTGGCACATTCTTCTATAACATTGTGCTTTACAGTGTCGTGTACATGTTTTAGTGTTTGGAATTTGTTTACTGCTTAAAACTGTAAGTGCACAAACACATTACATTTAGCTCCACACCTGTTTAATAAGAAATAGAATATGGttggcaaatactgtacagtacgttaATTACAAGTAGGTGTACTGCACATGTTTGGAAACATAACTTCCGGAATTTATTGgatatttgaatttaaaaaaattaaaaaatcaaatcatgaATATTCAGTGAACGATGCAATTTTTCGCTGTACTGGATGTCTTGAAGCTGTTCCATGGTGTCAGTGCTTGCTAGCACAATCAAACAGTGCCTGTGAGCTTATGTCTTCCCCATGCTGGACTAATGCTGTCCTTAAGAGATGTTTTCCAACGAATGGTCACCTAATAGTCAATAATCTACTGTAATGAGGACTGCATtctcactgtacagtatgttaatatcCATTAAAATGGCAGAGCTCTGTTTACGCTCTGCTTCTTCTCCTTGACAAAATCCAAACCAGATCAAAGTGAAATGAGTCAAGGACTTGTAAAGTGCCATCGTCTGTGGTATATAAAAAGACACATCCAACTTTGCCTGTTGAAGggcacaaaaaatgaaaactaaacaaaataGTTTCATTTGAAAACGACATCATAACAGCAAAAAGGCTCAACTGCAAATGGATGCAACCATTAAGAACAAAAAGGACTGGCTGCAAATAAATGCACACACAGAAAACCCCCAAACTGAGATGCACCACTCACAGAAAAGAGGtaagtaaaaacaaaagcaaataaaaaactaaaaaaacacaggacaaaTCTGAGGGTTTCCTTTGCCGAAAAAGACTAAGATAAAAACTAACCAACCGTGTGCAGAGACTCACATTTCTGATCCACTCTAAACACTCCCTTTGATTTAAATGGAGTTCGTCTTTAAAAAcaggtaaaaaataaagtaataaaacatcttaataagaaaataaaatgaccaGAGCTCTGACCAGAGATACAGGTTCAAAACAAGACTAACAGAAATAAAGTCTAAAGAGAACCCCACGTTAAGATAGGCGCCGCTGTGGTTAGGAGAACTTTGTTAAACACACCTACTCTACGAGCTGCACACTAGAGCTGAGAGGAGATGGAAAAGGAGCAGTcttgtttgtcttttcacagacccggGCAACATGAAAGCTCTCAATGGCAGCGTGGCAGGACTGAGGAACAGAGCAGTCTTCAGGAAAGCAACCCTGCGGAGTCTGAGTCCATGCCTGAGCTCCGCAGAGATCGCCTCTGTCTGCTGTGTTGAAAGCTGTGAGAcatcagtagtttttttttttgttgggtgAAAAAAAGTACAAGAATGTCACTGGCTGCAGTTCTGCCTGTCTTGTGACTGCTCTGTCTTGGGTGACTGGGAGGCAGACTTGTAGTCCTGTGCCACAGGCATCAGAGCGGAGTCCCTTTTCTTTGCTTCCGCACTGGAAACACACAACATCCACAATTAACAAGCATCGTGTTCCCAAGCATCACCACCAAGACAGGCGCTTTGGACATATTTATTCAACCGGACTGCATGCACCAATTCACCTTACCCAggcaattttgccattttttatgtttattatttttatgttcttttgttCTACGCAATTGGcacattttgagtttttttctttGAGACATCTTCACCAATTTTTCAGAACCGTTTTGAGAACCTCACTGCTGTGCTTCTTTGAGCTGAATAAGGCATGTGGACCGCTGAGCGCCTGTGGCCCACCGTGCCCAGAGTTGGGTACGGTACCATACACCATGAAAATGGTGAATGCTATCCAGGCTTAAGCTTCTGTACAACAGGTACTTACTGGAGCTTGTGTTTGGAGCCGCTGATGTGTGCCTGGTACTGCTCCACAGAGTTCAGCTCAATGTTGCATATTGTACAGGGATACCCTCTCACTGTGGAAGCTGAGAGCAAAGAGCTTGTTCAGAAGCAGGAACTTTGTAAAACGTTTCACACGTCTGTTTATAAAAAGAAGAAACCtcgatatctttaaaaaaagaaaacaaaaccgaaCTTCTGCTACTGGGGCAGAAATGACAGAATTTCTCACTTCGCACACACTGAccaaagcctgttttttttgttcaatcCGTGACCGAGCACATCCACTCATTTTCATTCCGTTCTATGTCCAGTTTGTAAGGAGAACAGCCAGGTCAGACTGGACagagcctgaaaaaacacgccaCAGTACCATCTCTTCGCATTGCGGCAGGTGCCAAAGCGACTGCACTCGGACAGCCCTTGCGGTCCCCAGTGGGGTGACTGGGCCATGGAGTGGACCGGTGTCCATCACTGGGCTCCCAGTGCACTGACAGTCAGGAGAGGCCACAGGACTTTGAGGACGGAGTTAAGAGCCAGTGCAGGggagaagtgtgtgtgtgtgtgtgtgtgtgtgtgtgtgggagagagaggtgagaagGGACTGTGCGTTTTCCCAGCTCTTGTCTCTCTATGAGGCTGGAAGCTCACCTGGCGTGCTGGAGGGGCCGTAGGTCTGCAGCAACTTCATCTTGGTCGTCTGCTTCTTGTGCTTCTTGCCCACGTAGTGCTGCCTGGCCATGAGTGGGTTGTTGAAGCAGGCGTGGCAGATGACGCAGAAGCGGTCGGGGTCCCCCTCGGCAGACCCCTGAGTCCCCTCTGCGCTCTGCCCCCCCGGGGGGTTCCTGGCCTGGGTCCCGGCCGGCGGCGGGGAGGAGGCTGTGCAGGAGTTGTAGCCTCCGTCAAAAAAGCCCGGGGGATGAGACCTCAGAGCCCGACAGCGACGCGCGAGCAGGCCTTTCGCTTCCTACTCTACATCACATCACCTCCCCTTGACCATGACGGGTGAAAGCCAGGGGGGAAcctggccaggacaccaaggTTAGCACCCCCTGCTCTTTCCGAGATGCGCCCGgggatttctaatgaccatggagagtcaggacccctCCGGGACAAGACAAGGCCGCCCCACCAGCTCAGGCTGTCGGCGGCAGACAACAGGAGCTGGCTGTCTTACCTGCAGCCTGGAAGCCCTGAGTCTTCAGCTTCAGGGTTTTGGCGTGCACCTTGCCCTGGTAGTGGGACTCGGCCATGACGGGCGACGAGAACGTCATGTTGCAGATGGAGCACGCCTTGTTGCGATCCACCACCCCGTTGCTGCCTGCCTGAGGAAGGAACAGGAAACACTAAAGTCAATGAATGGAGCGAAGGAGCCTCCCCTGACCTAAGTCCCAGCCTGTGAGAAGATGGGATGAAAGCAGCCTGTCTGAGGAAAAGTCTCTTCCCCGTTCCTTAACTTGAACAGGGAAGATCGCTCATGCTCCTGTTGGTTGATGACTCCCACCCGCTGAAAGCCCAGGTTGTAGAAACGATCTGGCCAGCTGGCCTGGCTGCTTCTTTAATGTTGACGCTTCATTGGGCGCCTCTCCTGCTGTCCCTGGATCCTCAGCCTGGACTCGCCGTGCTCCACGCTGCCAACAGGGGACAGAGGAGTCTGGCACTGCTGCTACTAACACGGCCACGGCCCTGTTTCGTGGGGGCTCCACTGTAGTCGTTTACTTCATTTCTGGGTGCCTTGAGTAGAAATGTGCAGGGGATGGACCAGGGGATTAATTTGTtcatagaaaacatttttacttgCAAAACACATGACTGCAGTGCGTTCCCAGCTCTAGTGCAAGGAGACTTCTCACAATTTCTTCTTGTATTGCCAAATGAGCAGTCTTGTTATGAAATGGGGAACAGATTAAACACTCACGTTCTCTCCGAAGCAAAAAAGAAAGTTCATCTGAGTACtcatttggaacaaaaacattcagaaaCTCACTTGCTATCCGTTATGTAACAGAATTACTCATATAACTAACTGATTTACAATGGCAGCAAGGACAAGAGACTCACCACATTACACAAACAGGAGGTACTCCAACACCGGAGGCCAACAAAAATAAGTAAACCCCAATGACACTATTTTATTTCAGTGAGGTTAAAATTTGCTTAAGATTGAACCACTGTTTTGGTGCTTACTATTCAGCTTGACTTTAATGTGCCATTTTAAACCACCCCTGCCTGCTCCCCTGATCAGGGCTCATGAacttattgttgttatcctgctCTTCAAAGAAACACTGCTTCATGCTTACGTTGTCAGATGAGTGGCCTTTGAACCTTTTCAACGATGGTTCCTCATCCTGGTGGATACTCATGTATCGGCGTACtttatttgcatgttttttactctgtaaaagtgaaaaaaaacaacaacatttaacTATTAAACATCAGCAGCAATCCAGAATGAAGAATAAAACAGCACTGAATTCCTGATCTGAATGTCTCCCAGAGCTGGGAACCTTTACACTGGTCCAGTCCCTGGATGAAGGCTATGCACAGAGCGGTTGATAATGCCACACAGATGGTCTACAGAACCAAAGAGGCAGAGATGATCCATATACTAGACCATGTACTGCATTGCTCAGCGGGAGTATTTAATAAGCACAGTGCTGCCTCACATTTTGTATTGAACACCCTTTTATCAGAGAGAGCACTGTAACACTTGTCAATAAGCGCATGACTGCAAGAGGAGAgggataatataatatatagtgCTGCAACTGCCATCAGATCCAGATCGACATCTAAATTTCTGCACCAGTCTTCTTAATCCACTTGTGCAATTTTTttccatcttctctctgcccccTGCCCAAGTACCCCCTATCCAGCATCCACATCTCAGGGTGGCCTGGTTTTTAAACTGTAATGAACGCTCCTGGTTCTGTGTCAGCAGTGTGTGGAACGACCGTCTGGAGACGACTTTACAGGCCCACTGACAGTTTTACTGCCCTTTTCATTACAGTGCGATGTGCTAATCATGGAACTGGGAAGGCAGAGATCATTTGCAGGCCAGACGCAGAGGAGGGATTCAGGTTATTTATTTTAGCTAATTACTGTACGTTTGAAATTTGGAC from Lepisosteus oculatus isolate fLepOcu1 chromosome 11, fLepOcu1.hap2, whole genome shotgun sequence includes:
- the znf346 gene encoding zinc finger protein 346 isoform X1; this encodes MADGERNGDLPAVPSGLEEVNKMISEHSHLFSDTQCKVCSALLISESQKLAHYQSKKHANKVRRYMSIHQDEEPSLKRFKGHSSDNAGSNGVVDRNKACSICNMTFSSPVMAESHYQGKVHAKTLKLKTQGFQAAASSPPPAGTQARNPPGGQSAEGTQGSAEGDPDRFCVICHACFNNPLMARQHYVGKKHKKQTTKMKLLQTYGPSSTPASTVRGYPCTICNIELNSVEQYQAHISGSKHKLHAEAKKRDSALMPVAQDYKSASQSPKTEQSQDRQNCSQ
- the znf346 gene encoding zinc finger protein 346 isoform X2, producing the protein MISEHSHLFSDTQCKVCSALLISESQKLAHYQSKKHANKVRRYMSIHQDEEPSLKRFKGHSSDNAGSNGVVDRNKACSICNMTFSSPVMAESHYQGKVHAKTLKLKTQGFQAAASSPPPAGTQARNPPGGQSAEGTQGSAEGDPDRFCVICHACFNNPLMARQHYVGKKHKKQTTKMKLLQTYGPSSTPASTVRGYPCTICNIELNSVEQYQAHISGSKHKLHAEAKKRDSALMPVAQDYKSASQSPKTEQSQDRQNCSQ
- the znf346 gene encoding zinc finger protein 346 isoform X3: MADGERNGDLPAVPSGLEEVNKMISEHSHLFSDTQCKVCSALLISESQKLAHYQSKKHANKVRRYMSIHQDEEPSLKRFKGHSSDNAGSNGVVDRNKACSICNMTFSSPVMAESHYQGKVHAKTLKLKTQGFQAAASSPPPAGTQARNPPGGQSAEGTQGSAEGDPDRFCVICHACFNNPLMARQHYVGKKHKKQTTKMKLLQTYGPSSTPVRKQRKGTPL